The genomic segment CAGCCGAAATTCGACCACAACGCACCACACCTCAAGCCGCGCACGATTCTCCCTCTGAAGGTCGTGTTCCCTCGATCCGGTTCTTAGACAGTTGGAAAGAAGACATGATGAGGGaaatgatgcagaagttctcAGATAGGCGATCAGCCTACGCCACCGAACATTTGGATCTAGTATCAAGAACCACTGAGAAATCGCCTCTCTCGGAATGGATTCAGAATGAGCCAAAGCCTCGAGACTTCATTATCCCTTCCCTGCCTGCGTTCAATGGAAAGGGAGATCCACTAAACCATTTATTCCAATTTCAACAGAAGATGGCATTAGAAGCTAATAACGAAGCTATTCAGTGCAAAGTCTTTTCAACGACTTTCTCCGGGCCAGCTCTGTTATGGTTCCGACAATTAAAACCCGGGTCACTCAACAGTTTTAGTGATCTCCGACGGACCTTTTTACAGCAATACAGTGTGAACCGAGAGGCACCCAGAACAATGGCTGATCTCTATCGGATTGAACAGGGGGAGAATGAACATCCGAAAGCATACTTACAGCATTTCATTTACCTCGTGCATCAAATCCACGACGTCGACCCACTCACCACAGCAAATCTCTTCGTCAAAAGCTTGCAGGTGGGATCTCTTTTACATGAGAATCTCACCATGACGCCTCCATACGACATGGCAGGCGTGCAGACCCGAGCCGAAGGCGTCTTCAGGGTCTTAGAATTTCGAGAACGCGCACAGAAGAATTTTGCACTCATCTCTGCTCCACCAACAAATAATCCTCTGCCACCTGCTAGGGATGACAAGAGGAAGTGGAACCAAACAGATCACACGAAGGAAGGAAAAAGGCCAAGACAGGATCGACAGTCATCACGATACCCGTCCTTCAAATACACCATCCCGCAAGAAGTcatttataaagaaaataaagacagACCTATCTGGCGAGAGCCCTACAAAATTACAAAAACAGATACTGTCTCTTCCACAAAGATCACAGTCATACGATCGCCGAATGCCATAACCTGAACAATCAGATCCAGGCCCTCATGAGGAGCGGGAGGCTCACTCAATACATCAAGGAGACGGGCAGACCCGGCGCTTCGTGGCATAATCCTGCTTCTGCCCCCGCTCCACAAGCATCAGACCCCGTGCACATAGCCTCTGACAGCACCGAGGAGCCTCTTAAGCAAGTCCCTATGATCCACGGGATCATAGAACTCACTGACAATCAAGAGCATATCACCAAAATCCATAAAAGGATGGAAGAACGAGTGAAGCGATACAAATCATTAGGCCATGTGGCCAATCTTGTCACTTCAGAAGACAGAAGCTGCCCAACCTCTGCAATCACCTTCACCGATGACGACTTGAAGGGCGTACACCTACCCCAtgatgatccactcgtcatttaCCTACAGGTTGACCATTGCCAACTGGGCAGAGTTCTGATCGACAGGGGCAGTGGGGTCGACatcctcttctgggaagccttccagaagatGGGGCTAGAGGAGAATCAGATCCGGCCCTCCACCATGCCCATTTTGGGATTCAACAACCAAAGAGTATATCCGAAGGGCGTCGTTCGATTAACTGTGGTGGCCGCAGAACGCGCCCTGCCAGTAGACTTTCTCATTATAGATTCCACCACAagctacaacgccatcatgggGAGAAATTGGATCCACCAGATGCAGGGGGTAGTCTCAACTCTACATCAGGTGATGCGATGTCAATCACTCAACGGGCGCTACACCGTCGACATCAAGGGCTGCCAGAAGCAGGCCAAAAAGGGCTTCCTTACCTTGAAAGAAATAAATAGCTCTGGCACTGCTTCCCATAACAACTTCCCTGACAAATAGCAATTACAGTAGGACCTACCAGCGTGCCTAAAAGGAATCGATCTAGAGGAAGACCAAGAAAAACCCCTAGTTACGTTGGATACCTTAGAACAAGTGGGTCTAGACGACGCCGACCCCTCTAAAACAGTGTTGGTAAGTACCAAGCTCTCTGAAGAAGAAAGACAGACCCTCATA from the Humulus lupulus chromosome X, drHumLupu1.1, whole genome shotgun sequence genome contains:
- the LOC133804662 gene encoding uncharacterized protein LOC133804662, translating into MRSGRLTQYIKETGRPGASWHNPASAPAPQASDPVHIASDSTEEPLKQVPMIHGIIELTDNQEHITKIHKRMEERVKRYKSLGHVANLVTSEDRSCPTSAITFTDDDLKGVHLPHDDPLVIYLQVDHCQLGRVLIDRGSGVDILFWEAFQKMGLEENQIRPSTMPILGFNNQRVYPKGVVRLTVVAAERALPVDFLIIDSTTSYNAIMGRNWIHQMQGVVSTLHQVMRCQSLNGRYTVDIKGCQKQAKKGFLTLKEINSSGTASHNNFPDK